The Geotalea uraniireducens Rf4 genome window below encodes:
- the rnhA gene encoding ribonuclease HI codes for MKVEIFCDGACSGNPGVGGWGSILRYGDTVKELSGADGDTTNNRMEMTAAIEALASLKRPCEVVLTTDSQYLVKGMTEWMSGWIRKGWVNSKKEPVLNRELWERLLALSKIHKIRWAWVRGHNGHPENERCDELARAAIEVFKGRKP; via the coding sequence ATGAAGGTTGAGATTTTTTGTGACGGGGCATGCAGCGGCAACCCCGGCGTAGGCGGGTGGGGGAGCATCCTCCGTTACGGCGATACGGTCAAGGAACTATCCGGGGCCGATGGAGACACCACCAACAACCGGATGGAGATGACCGCCGCCATCGAGGCCCTCGCGTCCCTCAAACGACCTTGCGAGGTGGTCCTGACCACCGATTCCCAGTACCTGGTAAAAGGGATGACTGAATGGATGTCAGGGTGGATCAGAAAGGGGTGGGTCAACAGCAAAAAGGAGCCGGTCCTCAACCGGGAACTGTGGGAGAGGCTGCTGGCGCTGTCGAAGATCCATAAGATCCGCTGGGCCTGGGTGCGAGGTCACAACGGCCATCCGGAGAACGAGCGGTGCGACGAGTTGGCCAGGGCCGCGATAGAGGTGTTTAAAGGCAGAAAGCCGTGA
- a CDS encoding methyl-accepting chemotaxis protein, with product MFSNLKVKTKMILLIVGFCVALCIVGAVGLINMRELSGSIGDANTSLKHVARLSEIEKNFLHIRLNLVYMLSLSDSAKFQLKVEDMKKRIDKIKEDIAALEKYDLNANERAHLNEFKEGFARYTVEGFKLVEMARMEIGSGKREDSETVKYATNSVAPLYEKPAQAAVALVADNVNEGETMFKEDMASYHKAFVFMVALIILSAVLSFAVGIIVSNSVTKPIARVVDMLRDIAQGEGDLTKRIKITGKDEIGELASWFNIFIDKLHSIISQVTNNTIRVASAAGQLSSTSEQMAAGFEEVAAQAGTVATAGEEMAATSTEIAQNCNMAAQGSQQANKAAMNGAKVVAGTVQVMNRIAGRVRDTAKTIEGLGDRSDQIGEIIGTIEDIADQTNLLALNAAIEAARAGEQGRGFAVVADEVRALAERTTKATREIGEMINAIQNETKGAVGIMEESVKEVENGTFEAAKSGQALQDILDQINSVAMQVNQIATAAEEQTATTAEISNNIQQITGVVHETAKGAQESAHAASQLSHLSEELQSLVGHFKLVA from the coding sequence ATGTTTTCCAATTTAAAGGTCAAAACAAAAATGATCCTGTTGATTGTCGGTTTTTGCGTTGCGCTCTGCATTGTCGGGGCGGTGGGGTTGATCAACATGCGAGAGTTGAGCGGTTCCATAGGGGACGCAAATACCAGCCTGAAGCATGTGGCAAGGCTTTCCGAAATAGAAAAGAACTTTCTCCATATACGCCTGAATCTTGTCTATATGTTGTCCCTGAGCGATTCGGCAAAATTTCAATTAAAAGTCGAGGATATGAAGAAGAGGATCGATAAAATTAAAGAAGATATTGCTGCGCTGGAAAAATACGACTTGAATGCTAACGAACGTGCTCATCTTAATGAATTTAAAGAGGGGTTTGCACGGTATACGGTTGAAGGATTCAAGCTGGTTGAGATGGCAAGAATGGAAATCGGTTCCGGAAAGAGAGAGGATAGTGAAACCGTCAAGTATGCGACGAACTCTGTTGCCCCTCTTTATGAAAAACCGGCCCAGGCGGCTGTTGCACTGGTCGCAGACAATGTAAATGAAGGTGAAACCATGTTCAAAGAGGATATGGCGTCATACCACAAGGCTTTCGTTTTCATGGTTGCTTTGATCATCTTGTCCGCAGTCTTGAGTTTTGCGGTGGGCATTATTGTTTCCAATTCGGTCACAAAACCTATTGCCAGGGTTGTCGATATGCTGCGGGATATTGCCCAGGGAGAAGGGGACCTGACTAAACGGATCAAAATTACGGGTAAGGATGAAATCGGCGAATTGGCATCGTGGTTCAATATATTTATAGACAAGCTCCACAGCATTATTTCGCAGGTGACCAACAATACCATCCGGGTGGCTTCAGCCGCCGGTCAATTGTCTTCCACCTCGGAGCAGATGGCTGCCGGTTTTGAGGAGGTGGCGGCCCAGGCAGGAACGGTGGCCACGGCCGGCGAAGAGATGGCGGCAACCTCTACCGAGATAGCGCAGAACTGCAACATGGCAGCGCAGGGCTCACAGCAGGCCAATAAAGCGGCGATGAACGGAGCGAAAGTTGTCGCAGGGACGGTCCAGGTCATGAATCGGATAGCGGGTCGGGTCAGAGATACTGCCAAAACAATTGAGGGCCTCGGCGACAGATCGGACCAGATTGGCGAAATCATCGGCACCATTGAAGACATTGCAGATCAGACCAACCTTTTGGCCCTGAACGCGGCCATAGAAGCGGCGCGTGCCGGTGAACAGGGGCGTGGTTTTGCCGTTGTCGCCGACGAAGTGCGGGCCTTGGCTGAGCGCACGACCAAGGCTACCAGAGAGATAGGAGAAATGATCAATGCAATTCAGAATGAAACCAAAGGGGCAGTCGGCATCATGGAGGAAAGTGTGAAAGAGGTTGAGAATGGAACTTTCGAAGCTGCCAAGTCAGGGCAGGCCTTGCAGGATATCCTCGACCAGATTAACAGCGTTGCCATGCAGGTCAATCAGATCGCCACCGCTGCCGAAGAACAGACAGCCACCACCGCTGAGATCAGCAATAACATCCAGCAGATTACCGGCGTTGTACACGAGACTGCCAAAGGGGCGCAGGAATCGGCCCATGCGGCATCGCAACTCTCACACTTGTCCGAGGAACTGCAAAGTCTGGTCGGGCATTTCAAGCTGGTTGCCTAA
- a CDS encoding spermidine synthase yields MAQPWIIVDSISTKEGILELRQRGERDFLITVGGLVLMNSSAHRSEVALGQLACGHLKSQASPRVLVGGLGMGYTLKAVLDSLPNTGRVVVAELNPVVEKWCRGPLAGLTDSAVADPRVSVEIADVADLIRRSKTGSGEEGFDAVVLDLYKGPHYRSHKRDDPLYGSRAIENTRAALKPDGVFAVWGENYDAEFDKRLCAAGFTVTSERPGRGGLRHVVFVARLNSPRAKGK; encoded by the coding sequence ATGGCTCAACCCTGGATAATCGTCGACAGTATCAGCACCAAAGAAGGTATCCTCGAACTGCGCCAACGCGGCGAGCGCGACTTTCTCATCACCGTGGGGGGGCTTGTGCTGATGAACAGTTCGGCACACCGTTCCGAGGTGGCCCTCGGCCAACTCGCTTGCGGCCACCTGAAGAGCCAGGCAAGCCCGCGGGTACTGGTCGGCGGCCTGGGGATGGGGTACACGCTCAAGGCTGTCCTCGACTCACTGCCGAACACCGGACGGGTAGTGGTGGCCGAACTGAATCCGGTTGTCGAGAAATGGTGCCGCGGACCTTTGGCAGGCCTTACGGACAGCGCCGTTGCAGATCCCCGGGTGAGCGTAGAGATTGCCGACGTTGCCGACCTGATTCGCAGGTCAAAAACAGGCAGCGGGGAAGAGGGGTTCGACGCCGTTGTCCTCGACCTCTACAAAGGTCCCCACTATCGCTCTCACAAGCGCGACGACCCGCTCTACGGCAGCAGGGCCATCGAAAATACGCGCGCCGCCCTCAAACCGGACGGAGTCTTCGCTGTGTGGGGAGAAAACTACGACGCCGAATTCGACAAGCGACTCTGTGCAGCCGGCTTTACGGTGACCAGCGAGCGGCCGGGCCGTGGTGGGCTCAGGCACGTGGTGTTTGTAGCGAGGCTGAATTCGCCACGGGCGAAGGGTAAGTAA
- the amrS gene encoding AmmeMemoRadiSam system radical SAM enzyme, which produces MKEAMFYEKVGDEKVRCGLCRFRCLISAGRRGICMVRENRAGTLYTLVYGKAIAEHVDPIEKKPLFHVLPGSRSYSIATVGCNFRCLHCQNYAISQSSAGVMDISGIDLAPADIVAKALATGCTSIAYTYTEPTIFYEYAYDTAVLARAAGLKNIFVTNGYITPEALAHIRPYLDAANIDLKGYSDRFYREVVHAMLHEVLESIVEYKRQGIWIELTTLVIPNWNDSDEDLLGIARFIAEKVGVEVPWHVTQFYPTYKLLDQPRTPVATLRRARQIGLDAGLRYVYEGNVPGEGGESTYCPGCGELLIRRFGYAIDSNLLQDGKCPKCAFVVDGIWT; this is translated from the coding sequence ATGAAAGAAGCGATGTTTTATGAAAAAGTAGGGGATGAAAAGGTTCGCTGCGGTCTTTGCCGTTTCCGCTGCCTGATTTCTGCCGGCCGGCGGGGCATCTGCATGGTGAGGGAGAACAGAGCCGGAACTCTCTACACTCTCGTCTACGGCAAGGCCATTGCCGAACATGTGGACCCCATCGAGAAGAAACCGCTTTTCCATGTTCTTCCAGGCAGCAGGTCATATTCCATTGCTACTGTCGGCTGCAATTTCCGCTGTCTCCATTGTCAGAATTACGCAATATCCCAGTCAAGCGCAGGGGTGATGGATATAAGCGGGATTGACCTGGCTCCGGCTGATATCGTGGCAAAGGCGCTGGCAACCGGCTGCACGTCGATTGCCTACACCTATACGGAGCCGACCATATTCTATGAATACGCCTACGACACTGCCGTTCTCGCCCGTGCAGCAGGCCTGAAGAACATTTTTGTAACCAACGGCTATATTACACCTGAAGCGCTTGCCCATATCCGACCCTATCTGGATGCGGCAAATATCGACCTTAAGGGTTATTCCGACCGGTTCTATCGTGAGGTGGTTCATGCCATGCTCCATGAGGTGCTCGAATCCATCGTCGAATATAAAAGACAGGGTATCTGGATCGAACTGACCACCCTGGTCATTCCGAACTGGAACGATTCCGATGAGGATTTGCTGGGCATTGCCCGTTTCATTGCCGAAAAGGTCGGCGTTGAGGTCCCGTGGCACGTGACCCAGTTCTATCCTACTTACAAATTGCTGGACCAGCCGCGCACTCCCGTAGCGACCCTGCGCCGTGCCCGGCAGATAGGGCTCGATGCCGGCCTGCGCTATGTTTATGAAGGGAATGTCCCGGGTGAAGGTGGAGAAAGCACTTATTGTCCGGGATGCGGCGAACTTCTTATCCGCCGCTTCGGTTACGCCATCGATTCAAACCTGCTTCAAGACGGGAAATGCCCGAAGTGCGCTTTCGTCGTGGACGGCATCTGGACGTAG
- a CDS encoding GreA/GreB family elongation factor → MTKKERILYLIIEKLSADFAVVFNAAKAAHEASIHEENIPDNKYETLSLEASYVAQGQANRAQEIKIALDTYKKLSLQHFAEDVPIRLTALVTLEAGDGVEKTVFIGPEAGGLKVEDGGVETIVITPNSPLGEGLIGKIAGDSVEVGRGNAKSVFEIVEVC, encoded by the coding sequence ATGACGAAAAAAGAACGTATCCTTTACCTCATTATCGAAAAACTCTCCGCGGATTTTGCTGTTGTGTTCAACGCTGCAAAAGCAGCCCATGAAGCCTCTATTCATGAGGAAAATATTCCTGACAACAAATATGAGACGTTAAGCCTGGAAGCATCGTACGTCGCCCAAGGGCAGGCGAATCGGGCACAGGAAATCAAGATCGCCCTGGATACGTATAAAAAACTGTCATTGCAACATTTTGCCGAAGATGTTCCGATACGATTGACTGCGTTAGTAACGCTGGAGGCCGGGGACGGTGTGGAAAAGACGGTGTTTATCGGTCCTGAGGCGGGCGGCTTGAAAGTGGAAGATGGTGGCGTTGAAACCATTGTCATCACGCCGAACTCTCCGCTTGGAGAAGGCCTGATCGGCAAGATAGCGGGTGACAGTGTGGAAGTGGGCAGAGGGAATGCAAAATCTGTATTCGAAATTGTCGAGGTCTGTTGA
- a CDS encoding flavin reductase family protein gives MSKISLGAKTLAAPTPAWLVGTYDATNRPNLATIAWGGVCCSDPPAVAISLRKSRHSYDAITARKAFTINVPSEQFVREADYVGIVSGRDTDKFAATRLTPVGSTLVDAPYVAEFPLVLECRLIHTIEIGIHTQFIGEIVDVKAAEEILNAEGLPDGELVRPIVYDPGTRNYFGLGKILGKGFVIGKELRTESGGTSGQE, from the coding sequence ATGTCGAAAATATCTCTTGGCGCCAAGACCCTGGCTGCGCCAACGCCAGCCTGGCTGGTGGGAACCTATGACGCAACCAACCGACCGAACCTGGCAACCATCGCCTGGGGCGGCGTCTGCTGCTCTGATCCACCGGCCGTTGCAATCTCCCTGCGTAAATCACGGCACTCCTACGACGCGATTACGGCGCGCAAAGCCTTCACCATAAATGTGCCGTCAGAGCAGTTTGTGCGAGAAGCCGACTATGTCGGCATAGTCTCCGGCAGAGATACCGACAAGTTCGCTGCCACCAGACTCACCCCGGTCGGAAGCACCTTGGTGGACGCGCCCTATGTGGCAGAGTTCCCGCTGGTTCTGGAATGCCGCCTGATTCATACAATCGAGATCGGCATTCATACCCAGTTCATCGGCGAAATCGTCGATGTCAAAGCCGCAGAAGAAATCCTCAACGCGGAAGGCCTCCCGGATGGGGAGCTGGTTCGTCCCATCGTCTACGACCCGGGGACGCGCAACTACTTCGGTTTAGGGAAGATTCTCGGCAAGGGGTTTGTTATCGGCAAGGAATTGCGTACGGAATCGGGCGGGACATCGGGACAGGAATAA
- a CDS encoding HNH endonuclease, translating into MNYFIIEVSEQEIKREREKARELRKSQWWKSRLAKGVCHYCGGTFPPDELSMDHIVPIIRGGKSSRGNVAPACKECNNRKKHMLPIEWDEYLQKIGNGERGTGND; encoded by the coding sequence ATGAACTATTTCATCATCGAAGTCTCCGAGCAGGAGATCAAGCGGGAGCGGGAGAAGGCCCGCGAATTGCGCAAATCCCAGTGGTGGAAGAGCCGTCTGGCCAAAGGTGTCTGTCATTACTGTGGCGGCACATTTCCTCCTGATGAGCTTTCCATGGACCACATCGTCCCCATCATCCGCGGCGGCAAGAGTAGCCGGGGGAACGTGGCGCCGGCCTGCAAGGAGTGCAACAACCGGAAAAAGCACATGCTTCCCATCGAGTGGGATGAGTACCTGCAAAAAATTGGGAACGGGGAACGGGGAACGGGGAACGATTAA
- a CDS encoding TFIIB-type zinc ribbon-containing protein: MNCPHCKSSNSIEIDMHSDGYAKDILECTSCGAVWINHFGAITLLNKKAA, encoded by the coding sequence ATGAATTGCCCCCACTGCAAAAGCAGCAACAGTATCGAGATCGACATGCATTCTGACGGATACGCCAAAGATATCCTCGAATGCACCTCGTGCGGTGCTGTCTGGATCAATCACTTCGGCGCCATTACGCTGTTGAACAAGAAAGCAGCTTAA
- a CDS encoding CDC48 family AAA ATPase has product MSEISLKVTEALPKDVGRGIARIDPEVLTKLEVEIGDVVEITGKKPTVARVMPVFRDLRGKGLIQVDGLTRSNASTAIGEKVHIKKVACKAANKVVLSPVVTGMAGRDSKFVGRLLEGLPIVSGDRVRATVFGSRYQDFTVADTIPTGAVMINPQTLIRIEEKGAKLTKARVSYEDIGGLGKGIQKVREMIELPLRHPQIFEKLGIDPPKGLLLHGPPGTGKTLIARAVANETNASFYSVSGPEIIHKFYGESEAKLRNLFEEARKNAPSIIFLDEIDAIAPKREQVTGEVEKRVVAQLLALMDGLAERGQVIVIGATNIPNALDQALRRPGRFDRELEIGIPDVNGRMEILDIHTRGMPLTDDVNLLKLAQVTHGFVGADLEALCREAAMNSIRRIIPKIEFELEQIPYELLQELNVTMEDFMRAQGEIEPTAMREFFVDIPNVTWDEVGGLQNVKKELNEAVVWPLVHADLYEFAKVKPPKGILLYGPPGTGKTLLAKALATESKVNFISIKGPALMSKYVGESERSIREVFKRARQSAPCILFFDEMDAIAPARGGGGDSHVSERVISQLLTEIDGTEELKGVFILGATNRKDIIDPALLRPGRIDILVEIPPPGEDARLEIFKVHTRGKPLLKDVDLKSIAAETEGLVGADIEFLCRKATIIAICEFVEKGADDPKTLKISAAHFQEAMKVFMEGRR; this is encoded by the coding sequence ATGTCCGAGATCAGCCTGAAAGTCACGGAGGCTCTGCCGAAAGATGTGGGGAGGGGGATTGCCCGGATAGATCCCGAGGTCCTCACCAAATTGGAGGTGGAGATAGGGGATGTGGTGGAGATAACCGGCAAAAAGCCCACTGTGGCCAGGGTGATGCCTGTGTTCAGGGACCTTCGGGGAAAGGGGCTGATCCAGGTAGATGGTCTCACAAGGAGTAATGCCAGCACCGCGATCGGCGAGAAGGTCCATATTAAAAAGGTGGCGTGTAAGGCGGCCAACAAGGTGGTCCTGTCGCCGGTCGTCACCGGAATGGCCGGTAGGGACTCAAAATTCGTCGGGCGGCTTCTGGAGGGACTTCCCATAGTTTCTGGCGACCGGGTCAGGGCAACCGTGTTCGGATCGAGGTATCAGGATTTCACGGTTGCAGACACCATCCCGACCGGGGCCGTGATGATAAATCCGCAGACGCTCATAAGGATAGAGGAAAAAGGGGCCAAGCTGACCAAGGCGAGGGTGTCCTACGAGGATATCGGCGGGCTGGGAAAGGGGATACAGAAGGTCCGGGAGATGATAGAGCTTCCCCTGAGGCACCCGCAGATATTTGAAAAGCTCGGGATCGATCCGCCGAAGGGGCTCCTTCTGCATGGCCCTCCAGGAACGGGAAAGACCCTTATCGCGCGGGCGGTGGCCAACGAGACCAACGCCAGTTTCTACTCCGTCAGCGGACCGGAGATAATCCACAAATTTTACGGCGAGAGCGAGGCCAAGCTCCGGAACCTGTTCGAGGAGGCAAGAAAAAACGCCCCCAGCATCATATTCCTCGACGAGATCGACGCCATCGCTCCGAAAAGGGAGCAGGTCACCGGGGAAGTGGAGAAGAGAGTTGTGGCCCAGCTCCTTGCGCTGATGGACGGCCTGGCGGAGCGGGGGCAGGTCATCGTTATCGGCGCCACGAATATTCCCAACGCCCTTGATCAGGCCCTTCGCAGGCCCGGGCGGTTCGACCGGGAACTGGAGATAGGAATCCCCGACGTCAATGGGAGGATGGAGATCCTCGATATCCATACGAGAGGAATGCCCCTCACCGATGACGTGAACCTGCTGAAGCTTGCCCAGGTAACCCACGGCTTTGTAGGGGCGGACCTGGAGGCCCTCTGTCGGGAAGCGGCCATGAATTCAATCAGGAGGATCATTCCCAAGATAGAGTTTGAGCTTGAGCAGATCCCTTATGAACTCCTTCAGGAGCTGAACGTGACCATGGAGGATTTCATGAGAGCCCAGGGGGAGATAGAGCCGACAGCCATGAGGGAGTTCTTCGTGGATATCCCCAATGTGACATGGGATGAAGTGGGCGGGTTGCAAAATGTGAAAAAAGAGCTCAACGAGGCGGTCGTCTGGCCCCTTGTGCATGCAGACCTTTACGAATTCGCCAAGGTGAAGCCGCCGAAGGGTATCCTTCTCTACGGCCCTCCCGGGACGGGAAAGACTCTCCTTGCCAAGGCTCTCGCCACGGAAAGCAAGGTGAACTTCATTTCCATCAAGGGGCCGGCCCTCATGTCCAAATATGTGGGGGAGTCGGAGCGGTCTATCAGGGAGGTGTTCAAAAGGGCGAGGCAGTCAGCCCCCTGCATACTCTTTTTCGACGAGATGGACGCAATTGCTCCTGCAAGGGGAGGGGGCGGAGATTCCCATGTGTCGGAGCGGGTCATAAGCCAGCTCCTGACCGAGATAGACGGGACCGAAGAGCTGAAGGGGGTCTTCATCCTCGGCGCCACCAACAGAAAGGATATCATAGACCCGGCTCTCCTGAGGCCGGGGCGCATCGATATCCTCGTCGAGATCCCGCCTCCCGGCGAAGATGCCCGCCTGGAGATATTCAAGGTTCATACGAGAGGCAAACCGCTTCTCAAGGACGTTGATCTGAAGTCCATTGCCGCTGAAACGGAAGGACTGGTCGGCGCCGAT
- a CDS encoding HAD family hydrolase, whose protein sequence is MKNGYKVVIYDCDGVMFDSFEANFAFYERILSRFDKLPLDRNDAETMRVLHTYANVDVMAYLFAGDDRRVEAQAFAGTIDYRELVPFMLMEEGFRETLNVLQPKVELAVCTNRTTSMDLVLESFDLNRYFGCVMTAARVKNPKPHPEPLLKVLEHYRIAPGEALFVGDSDVDRQAAEAAGVPFIAYKADMPAFARIDRHDEILTLL, encoded by the coding sequence GTGAAAAACGGATATAAAGTTGTAATCTATGACTGCGACGGGGTGATGTTCGATTCCTTTGAGGCGAACTTCGCCTTTTACGAGCGGATTCTGTCCCGGTTCGACAAGCTCCCTCTGGACCGTAATGACGCAGAGACCATGCGGGTGCTTCACACCTACGCCAATGTCGACGTGATGGCCTATCTTTTTGCCGGTGACGACCGGCGAGTAGAGGCCCAGGCCTTTGCCGGGACCATCGACTACCGGGAACTGGTCCCCTTCATGCTTATGGAGGAAGGGTTCCGCGAGACCCTCAATGTGCTTCAGCCGAAGGTGGAGCTGGCGGTCTGCACCAACCGCACCACCTCCATGGACCTGGTGCTGGAGTCCTTTGACCTCAACCGCTATTTTGGCTGCGTCATGACTGCGGCCAGGGTGAAAAACCCCAAGCCGCATCCTGAGCCGCTTTTGAAGGTGCTGGAGCACTACCGGATTGCTCCCGGCGAAGCCTTGTTCGTCGGTGATTCCGATGTGGATCGTCAAGCCGCCGAGGCTGCCGGTGTCCCTTTTATTGCCTACAAAGCCGACATGCCGGCCTTTGCCCGCATCGATCGGCATGATGAAATACTGACCCTTCTTTAG
- a CDS encoding lysophospholipid acyltransferase family protein produces MKVSYLRRFWVTFSAYVIGFYASTINRFRIKGSDNIPSSGAVLLVSNHISAYETIFLPWAVIRQHPMQMLWAPAKEELFTSSFQRWLYSSWGAFPVKRGRDVRAGKAINDLLKDQKVMLFPEGTRHKDGVLGKGNRGVGKIIYDTRPVVVPTALVGLNRWKFPGFGQDACVVFGKPLDFSDLYELSDCKETHQMIVDRVMAAIADLLKTEGAYINEG; encoded by the coding sequence TTGAAGGTTTCATACCTGCGCCGTTTCTGGGTCACTTTTTCTGCCTACGTCATCGGTTTTTATGCCTCGACAATCAACCGGTTCCGCATCAAGGGGAGTGATAACATCCCTTCTTCCGGTGCGGTCTTGCTTGTATCCAACCACATCTCAGCCTATGAAACCATTTTCCTCCCCTGGGCGGTCATTCGACAACATCCCATGCAGATGCTCTGGGCGCCGGCCAAGGAGGAGCTCTTCACCAGTTCTTTCCAGCGCTGGCTTTATTCATCGTGGGGGGCTTTCCCGGTTAAGCGCGGCCGTGATGTGCGGGCGGGAAAGGCCATAAACGATCTGTTGAAAGACCAGAAGGTCATGCTCTTTCCCGAGGGGACCCGCCACAAGGATGGCGTTTTGGGGAAGGGGAACCGTGGTGTCGGCAAGATCATCTACGACACCAGACCTGTCGTGGTCCCGACAGCACTTGTCGGGCTCAATCGCTGGAAATTTCCCGGCTTCGGCCAGGACGCCTGCGTGGTGTTCGGCAAGCCTTTGGATTTTTCCGACCTGTACGAGCTTTCCGATTGCAAGGAGACCCACCAGATGATAGTGGATCGGGTTATGGCGGCAATTGCCGACCTCCTCAAAACTGAAGGGGCCTATATAAATGAAGGTTGA
- a CDS encoding PAS domain-containing sensor histidine kinase, whose protein sequence is MGNDSKNNKKHPERIILVAVTLVLMFWVADSVMDALIYGEGTIYQQLFSPDSREIGFRWLTSMVFFAFMLYTRHIVNKRKELEKALQAAIQRAEDETEKTIAIVSAMGDGISIQDTDFKILFQNEAHKRLVGDHVGEYCYSAYNKKDQPCEGCHLLESFLDGEIHRRETSGASLQEATHVEIISSPLRDKTGKIIAGIEVVRDISHRKQAEAALERQANLLQRLIDTIPSPIFYKDTQGVFLGCNTAFEHCSGMTKEKVIGKTVFDLFPDEIAVMYDKMDRELFANPGVQVYESFVPCVDNCSRDVIFNKATYTDSDGVLAGLIGIVIDITERKQAEYEIRKLNADLSAHAAELDAANKELEAFSYSASHDLRTPLTRIYSSSQALIEGYSHTLDENGRYFVRTIYEACEQMEELVEALLALSKVTRSEMQREEVDISLLVREIAAGLQQAEPERRVDFDITPNVTAYGDPQLLMVALENLLGNAWKYTKKCDEAMVEFGVVEEEGETVYFIRDNGAGFDMNKATNLFQPFHRLHNQNDFPGTGVGLATVQRIIQRHGGRVWGEGAVDKGATFYFTLK, encoded by the coding sequence GTGGGAAATGACTCCAAAAACAACAAAAAACACCCCGAACGCATAATACTGGTTGCGGTCACTCTGGTGCTGATGTTCTGGGTGGCCGATTCGGTGATGGATGCCCTTATTTATGGAGAAGGAACCATTTATCAGCAGTTGTTCTCTCCCGATTCACGTGAAATCGGCTTTCGTTGGCTGACAAGCATGGTGTTTTTCGCGTTTATGCTCTACACCAGGCATATTGTAAACAAGCGAAAAGAGCTGGAAAAGGCGCTGCAGGCGGCGATTCAAAGGGCCGAGGACGAGACTGAGAAGACCATTGCGATTGTTTCGGCCATGGGAGACGGGATCAGTATCCAGGATACGGATTTTAAAATCCTCTTCCAGAACGAGGCGCACAAAAGATTGGTTGGCGATCACGTCGGTGAGTACTGCTATTCTGCCTATAATAAGAAGGACCAGCCTTGCGAGGGATGTCACCTGCTCGAGTCATTCCTGGACGGCGAGATCCATCGACGTGAGACGAGCGGGGCAAGTTTACAAGAGGCGACGCACGTGGAGATCATATCGTCGCCTCTGCGTGACAAGACGGGGAAGATTATCGCCGGCATCGAGGTGGTGCGGGATATTTCGCATCGCAAACAGGCGGAAGCTGCCCTCGAACGGCAGGCGAACCTTTTACAACGGCTTATAGATACCATACCCAGCCCCATATTCTACAAGGATACGCAGGGTGTTTTTCTCGGCTGCAATACGGCATTCGAGCATTGCAGCGGCATGACAAAGGAGAAGGTCATCGGCAAGACGGTATTCGATTTGTTCCCGGATGAAATTGCCGTCATGTACGATAAAATGGACCGGGAGCTGTTCGCCAATCCCGGCGTCCAGGTTTATGAATCCTTTGTTCCCTGCGTTGACAACTGCTCGCGGGATGTGATCTTCAACAAGGCTACGTATACCGATAGCGACGGTGTATTGGCCGGACTAATCGGGATTGTCATCGATATTACCGAGCGCAAGCAGGCGGAATACGAAATCAGAAAGCTCAATGCGGATTTGTCTGCGCATGCTGCCGAGCTTGACGCTGCAAACAAGGAACTGGAGGCGTTCAGCTATTCGGCTTCTCATGATTTGCGCACACCGTTGACGCGGATATACAGCTCCAGCCAGGCACTGATCGAGGGGTATTCTCATACACTGGATGAGAACGGCAGATATTTTGTCAGGACTATTTACGAGGCGTGCGAACAGATGGAAGAGCTGGTAGAAGCCTTGCTGGCTTTGTCCAAGGTGACGCGCAGCGAAATGCAGCGTGAGGAAGTCGATATCAGCCTGCTTGTGCGGGAAATTGCCGCCGGCCTTCAACAAGCTGAGCCGGAGCGCCGGGTTGACTTTGACATCACTCCGAATGTGACGGCTTATGGTGATCCCCAATTGCTGATGGTGGCGTTGGAAAACCTGCTGGGCAATGCCTGGAAATATACCAAAAAGTGTGACGAAGCAATGGTCGAATTCGGCGTGGTCGAAGAAGAAGGCGAAACCGTTTATTTTATCCGCGATAACGGCGCGGGCTTTGACATGAATAAGGCTACCAACCTCTTTCAACCTTTTCACCGTCTCCATAATCAAAATGATTTCCCCGGTACAGGTGTCGGCCTGGCAACGGTGCAGCGTATCATCCAGCGCCATGGCGGGAGAGTCTGGGGTGAAGGCGCGGTGGACAAGGGGGCGACCTTTTACTTTACCCTCAAGTAG